AGATTTTCATGTGTTCTGGGAAATGATGAATAAAGAATATGCTTATTTTGATAAAAAAGAAACGGACTGGCAAAAGGTTAAAGAATTGTATGAACCTCGAGCGAAAAAAATTACAAAGGATTGGGAGTTTACATATCTAATAGAACTTATTAAATATGAATTATATGATTCTCATGTGGGATTAAATAGAAACGTTTCTTTTTCTTTTAGATTAATACCAAATGATACTGATGCTTGGATAGTATATAAAAAAGGGAAATATATTATTTCTGATCTTCGGTCAGGGTATCGAATTATAGATTCGGGTATTAAAATTGGAAGTAAACTTATTAGTATAAATGATAAGAAAATTGAAGATTTAGTTCAAAAAAACTTACCGGCAACAGTTAAAAGTATAAATAATGAAATAAGAAGTTATATCGCTAATTTACTTTTTGCAGGAAGACATAACGAACCGAGAAAAGTAACTTTAAGTTATAAAGGAAGTAAATCTACTTTCGAATTACAAAAAGCAACGAGAATTAAACAAAACTCAGGATTACTTTACAGTGAAGTTATTGATGGAAATATCGGATATATAAAAATCAATAATACCTTAATGGAGAGTGGTTTAATTACTAAATTTATACAAAAAGTAGATGAGTTTAGTGATACGAAATCAATTATCATTGATTTAAGAGATACACATTCGGGAGGAAATACTACAGTTGCTAAAGCAATAATGGGTAAATTTATAACTGAAACAATGCCATATCAAATCCATGAATTGGTTTATGATGAAAGGCAATATGGAATAAAGCGAAAGTATATTGAATTATTAAGTCCTTTAAGTAAACCATATACAAAACCAGTTTATGTTTTAGTGGGAAGATGGACAGGAAGCGTAGGTGAAGCAATTGCTCAAGGATTTAGCTCAATTTCATCTGCTAAGGTTGTAGGAACGGAAATGGCAAAATTATTAGGAGCAATTCGATGCGAAGTTTTACCTGAAACTAAACTAAGCATTTGTTTCCCTTTTGAAAAA
This genomic window from Tenacibaculum sp. 190524A05c contains:
- a CDS encoding S41 family peptidase, encoding MGKRILLLIISTFTLASFSQSKYERDFHVFWEMMNKEYAYFDKKETDWQKVKELYEPRAKKITKDWEFTYLIELIKYELYDSHVGLNRNVSFSFRLIPNDTDAWIVYKKGKYIISDLRSGYRIIDSGIKIGSKLISINDKKIEDLVQKNLPATVKSINNEIRSYIANLLFAGRHNEPRKVTLSYKGSKSTFELQKATRIKQNSGLLYSEVIDGNIGYIKINNTLMESGLITKFIQKVDEFSDTKSIIIDLRDTHSGGNTTVAKAIMGKFITETMPYQIHELVYDERQYGIKRKYIELLSPLSKPYTKPVYVLVGRWTGSVGEAIAQGFSSISSAKVVGTEMAKLLGAIRCEVLPETKLSICFPFEKLYSSKGIPREDFIPEIKTNTSIETYKKVRELLNE